One genomic segment of Hordeum vulgare subsp. vulgare chromosome 2H, MorexV3_pseudomolecules_assembly, whole genome shotgun sequence includes these proteins:
- the LOC123431055 gene encoding CRIB domain-containing protein RIC10-like has protein sequence MAYKMKGVFKGLRVITQIFVVKEQEMEIGYPIDVKHVAHIGWDSPTGSAATSPTPSWMNDMKGTPDISTLSNSGPSTGTSWSSQDFDHPRDISAYGIIPENSSPGATPYPDIPKPPRRPRRKKSSKNSSPTASTRSSRSSRSRSKGSLSSTTPDTIGANDTQREIQIL, from the exons ATGGCTTACAAGATGAAAGGGGTCTTCAAGGGCCTGAGGGTTATTACTCAAATCTTTG TGGTGAAGGAGCAAGAAATGGAGATTGGTTATCCCATAGACGTGAAGCATGTCGCGCATATCGGTTGGGATAGCCCGACAGGGAGTGCTGCTACTTCTCCTACTCCTAGCTGG ATGAACGACATGAAGGGTACACCAGACATTTCAACGTTGAGCAATTCCGGACCATCTACAGGAACCTCCTGGAGTTCTCAAG ATTTTGACCATCCTCGAGATATATCAGCCTATGgtataattccagaaaatagtaGTCCGGGAGCAACACCCTACCCTGACATACCAAAGCCACCCCGAAGGCCTAGAAGAAAGAAATCTTCCAAGAACAGTTCTCCAACGGCATCGACGAGATCATCAAGGTCATCAAGATCAAGATCTAAGGGTTCACTTTCATCCACTACTCCTGACACCATTGGTGCCAATGATACTCAACGTGAAATCCAGATTTTGTAG
- the LOC123428866 gene encoding uncharacterized protein LOC123428866 — MTKVKDGCSYQINKRALSVQCKTIYRRHNIECVLDTSMLIGKKKFREHSLQKKFWAIAKAANREDFMYRKAKLAQDTPEGARDIMRTEPKHWARAFFPIGSLCDSVDNNLCESFNNAIVEARFYPIISMLEKIRHKMTLRVQENRSKSEKWTSSDICPNIFKKLKVAIKMTQFCDVLWNGKEGFEVKHVSGRGRSYTVNLDKWTCSCGYFQLAGMPCCHAISAIYKSGRNIADFIHKCYSVEQFKNIYEHCLEPVEGQERWPISEKPRPQAPGYVSMPGRPRKNDRKREEGEVPKGKKMSKYGTKITCSMCGHKGHNKAGCNNNPEKGRKKNAFLKKTGRKMKSFEQANTDAQIRASQQAKSIGEVQAQAGTNGRKRKATKNKTDMME; from the exons ATGACCAAGGTGAAGGATGGGTGTTCATATCAGATCAACAAAAG GGCCTTATCAGTGCAATGCAAGACTATCTACCGAAGGCACAACATAGAATGTGTGCTAGACACATCTATGCTAATTGGAAAAAAAAAGTTTAGAGAGCATTCTCTACAAAAGAAATTTTGGGCAATTGCCAAGGCTGCAAACAGAGAAGATTTCATGTATAGGAAGGCCAAGTTAGCTCAAGATACACCTGAAGGTGCAAGGGACATAATGAGGACAGAGCCTAAGCATTGGGCAAGAGCATTTTTTCCTATCGGGTCCCTTTGTGACTCGGTGGATAACAATCTATGTGAGTCCTTCAACAATGCTATAGTTGAGGCTAGATTCTATCCTATCATCTCTATGCTAGAGAAGATTAGACACAAGATGACACTTAGAGTCCAAGAAAATAGGAGCAAAAGTGAAAAGTGGACATCTAGTGATATATGCCCAAACATTTTCAAGAAGCTTAAAGTGGCCATCAAAATGACTCAGTTTTGTGATGTGCTCTGGAATGGCAAGGAAGGTTTTGAGGTGAAACATGTTAGTGGCAGAGGGAGGAGCTATACAGTGAACTTGGACAAATGGACTTGCTCTTGTGGTTACTTTCAGCTCGCAGGGATGCCTTGTTGCCATGCCATCAGTGCCATATACAAGAGTGGAAGAAACATAGCTGACTTCATTCACAAATGCTATTCGGTTGAGCAATTTAAGAACATATATGAACACTGCTTGGAGCCAGTAGAAGGACAAGAGAGATGGCCTATCTCTGAAAAACCTAGACCACAAGCACCTGGGTATGTGAGTATGCCAGGTAGGCCTCGGAAGAATGACAGGAAGAGGGAAGAGGGAGAAGTACCAAAAGGAAAGAAAATGTCAAAGTATGGCACTAAAATTACTTGTAGCATGTGTGGCCACAAGGGGCACAACAAGGCGGGTTGCAACAATAATCCTGaaaaggggaggaagaagaatgcATTCCTGAAGAAAACAGGGAGGAAAATGAAGTCATTTGAG CAAGCAAACACTGATGCTCAAATCAGAGCAAGCCAGCAAGCTAAGAGCATAGGAGAAGTTCAAGCACAAGCAGGAACAAATGGTCGGAAGAGGAAGGCTACAAAAAACAAAACTGATATGATGGAGTAG